The Argonema galeatum A003/A1 genomic interval TCTTTTCATAATTGATTCTAAATGTCCTATTGTTCGGCTCTATTATAACATTTTAGCACACTAAGTACGGAAGAGCCGCTATCGCTTGCAGATATCTGTGTTCATTACTGACACTTACTAAAGAATAAAATAATGCGTTTGCTATACGGTAATACATAACTGCCTTAAAAGAGAGGTAAGAACTGATGACATACTCAAAACTTTCCCTTGCTGCTGGGTCTCGTTTAGTGAAACTACAGAGATCGGCCATGATTAAAGCAGACACATCACTTATGAGCCTTTTTTTCTCTAAACTTCCAACGACAATGCTATACGGTACAAAATTCTCAAGAACTTTGTGAATCTCCTCAACCAACATAAACCTGTAAAAACTTGCGTCTATCATGCGTGACTCTTCACATATAATATTATTGTTGAACTAGACATCGGAGTGGCAAGCATTTTTGGATACGGTGGGCTATCTCTATGGAGATGAACGCAATAATCCCGCATACAAGCTGTAATGATCGGCATAGCTCTTTATCCAGACTAGCAATTAACTTTGATTTTTCAGCTTGCAAAAAATCTGGTAATTATCGGGACTTTTCCACTTGATAGCCCGACAAAAAATCGGTAAATATGGGTAAATGTTGGTAAATGTTGGTAAATGTTGGGTACAATACAACCAAAGCTGACATTTACCGGACTCTATGAACCTTAAGGAAGTGTTAAAACTCGCAGACGATCTCGTATTTGCTAGAACAGGTAAGCACCTCAATGACTTGCAAGAGACGATTCTGCGGGGGACGTGGGACGATCGGGACTACAAAGAAATTGCCAAGGCGGTTAATCGTTCTGAGGATCGTGTTAGAGAGGTAGGAATGGAATTATGGCAGACCCTTTCACAAGAGTTGGGAAAAAGAGTCAGTAAATCAAATTTTAGAACAACATTTTCACATTTTGAGCAACACCACAACCAAAATAGCTATATGATATGTGGGCATACTTTATACCTGCCAGATATACCAAACTCACATCCATCTAATCAAGAAGCATCTAACACAAAACAAACTAAAACATCGCATCAAGATTTAAGCGAGATGCCGGATTTGGGTGCTTTTTACGATCGCACTCCCGAACTTGACACTCTCACCACTTGGATTTTACCACAACGCTGTCGCCTCATAGCCCTCACGGGTATCAGTGGCATCGGCAAAACATCCCTAGCAGTGCAACTCGTACAACAAATTAAAGATGAGTTTGAGTATGTAATTTGGCGGACTCTAGACGCATCCCACACCCTAGATGAATTTCAACATGAACTAATCCAGTTTTTCTCCCAGTCAGAAAAGCTAGATTCACCTGCAACTAACCAAAAACCTTTACCGCTAATTAAATATTTACAAAAATATCGCTGCTTAGTCGTATTAGATGATATTCACAACCTCTTCATTAGCGGCGAATTGGCAGGAAAATATAAACCAGAGTACGAAGAATATCGCTCCCTATTCAAACAAATAGAAACATTATCCCATCAAAGTTGCTTTCTGCTAATCGGTTGGGAAGAACCGAGAGAAGTTCCTCAAATCGAAAGCGAAAATACTCCCATTCGTAGCTTACAACTCACTGGTTTAGACACCGCTGCTGGATGGGAAATTCTCAGAGATAAAGGGTTAGCAGAAATCGACAAATACTCAGCACTCATTCACCTCTACCAAGGCAACCCGTTATGGTTGAAAAGCGTCGCGACTCTGATTCGAGAGTTGGGAGGATGCGTGACTGAGTTATTACCCGATGATACGATATTGTTGCCGGAAGATTTGAAAGATGTGTTACAGCAGCAGTTCGATCGCCTATCCGAATTGGAAAAACAAGTTATATCTTTGTTAGCGAAAGAAACCGAACCAGTCAATCTGGGAAAATTGCTAGAGAATGGCAGAATGCGATCGTCCGATTTACTAAACGCGCTGCAATCTCTATCGCGGCGCTGCTTGATAGAACAACAAGCAAATTTTTACACTCTGCCACCTGTACTGAGGGAGTATATCAAAGGGTTATAACCCATCAAAAACATTTCTCACATCAAGTATCATTATTGACTAACGACTAATAACTAAAATTGCCGCGACCAATCTTTTGGCCAACGTTCAACAACCACTTTGGTTTGTGTGAAGAATTCGACAGCATGACGCCCTTGTCCGTGCAAATCTCCAAAGAAACTTGCTTTCCAACCGCTGAACGGAAAGAATGCCATTGGAGCTGCTACTCCTATATTAATACCGATATTGCCAGCATCAGCTTCGTAACGGAATTTTCGGGCTGCTGCGCCGCTGGTGGTGAACAAACAAGCCATGTTCCCCCACTCACCGCTATTTACCAAAGCAATAGCATCATCAATTGTATCCAAATGAATCAATCCCAACACCGGGCCGAAAATTTCCGTGCGGGCAATTTCACTTTTGGGATTGACATTTTGCAAGATGGTTGGGCGAATAAAATTACCTTGTTCGTAACTGGGAATATTGGGATTTCGACCGTCTACTAACGCCGTTGCGCCTTCATCAATTCCCTTTTGAATTAATCCTTCGATTCGAGTTTGACTTTCGCGGTTGATGACAGGACCCATTTGCACTTTATCATTCAAACCATAACCGACAATTCGCGTTTGGGCAACCTCAGCAATAGCTTCTGTAAATGTCTCGCGTGCTTTGCCGACAGTGACTGCCAAAGAGGCGGCGAGGCAACGTTGTCCGGCACAACCAAAAGCACTATCTGCTGTAATTCTAATCGTAGTTTCCAAGTCGGCATCTGGCAATACAATAATAGGATTCTTCGCTCCTCCTTGGCATTGAGCGCGTTTACCGTTAGCAGCGGCGCGACTGTAAACGTACTTCGCTACTGGTGTGGAACCCACAAAACTAATGGCGCGAATTATGGGATGATCTAAAATTGCATCTACGACTTCTTTGGCACCGTTGACTAAATTAATTACTCCTTTTGGCAGTCCGGTTTGTTCGAGCAAATGGAAGATTTTTTGCATTGTCAGCGGCACTTTTTCCGATGGTTTGATAATGCTAGTATTGCCGCAAGCTAAAGCATAAGGTAAAAACCAAAAAGGAATCATGCCGGGGAAGTTGAAAGGTGCAATAATTGCAGTTACTCCGACTGGTTGACGGATCGAAAATTCGTCAATGCCACGCGCCACATCTTCCAGGTAATCTCCTTGCATTAAGATGGGAATTCCGCAGGCGACTTCTACATTTTCAATGGCTCGCCGCATTTCACCCTTAGACTCAGCTAAAGTCTTGCCGCATTCGAGGGTAATGGTACGCGCAAGCTCATCAAAATGCTCTTCGAGGAGGTTTTTGAGTTTGAACAAGTATTGCACCCTTTCTGTTGGCGGAGTCCGCCTCCAGGTGGTAAAGGCAGTTGCTGCTGCGACAGCTGCTTGCTCCACTTCCGTTGCAGGGGACAATGGCACAGTACCCAGCACCTCAGCCGTAGCCGGGTTAATCACATCCAGGTAGTTTGTCGCGCTGGATGTACACCATTCACCATTTATATAGTTTTTTAACACGCCTATTCCTTAATAACGGTTACTATTAAGCTTTGAGTGGTCAGCACTTTACCCTGTGTGGGTAAGCGTTTGGAGTATATCATTTAAGGAGGAACAAATGTCAGAATTTCAAGATTTTCTTAAATATAAATGTGCTTACATCATATCCTTCCACAGTATTCTTCTTCATTAAGACGAAAGGCAGTTATCTTAACATCCGCGTCGCCATACCGTTCCTTAATTTTTTGGATGATGCCTTCCAATTTGGGGTCAACTACATACTCGCCAGTGTCCGGTTCTATGGCAATCAACCAATTGTAATACTTTTCCATCAGTTCTGGGCGGATTCTTTCAAAGATTGCTCGACAGCGCAGTCCGAGTTCTGTTCTTTCAGCTCTGCGTCGAGCTATTTCTTCAGGCGGGACGGTGTATTCTGGGAATATTCTACCCCGTCGCAGTTGTCGCTTTTCTGGTAAGTGGTTCATATCGATTTAAAAGTTGATTCTTGGATTATTTTATGATACCAAATCGCCAGAGTTTCGACAGTATTAGGGTAGGCAATGTCCGCCATACTGAACTAATACTAAAATTGACAAGAACTGCGGACTAAAGCTACTACTTCAAAAACTGTAGGATAACTGCTTGAAAAAGGGCTACAAGCCTCTATTTTTGGGCTATTAATAGTGTTTTTAAAATACACACCTTCACCATAATATGGAATATCTGGTTTTTTAGGTATAGCTATATGAATTGCTATTTGACCGCGATTGAGAAGCAAAATCGAATACTGATAATTTTCTGTTTCCACTGAAGAATTATTAAGATTACTCAGAGAGTCCGTAAAGACTAAATTTTCTGAATAGTAAGCTTTCTGAGCATCGGTAGAATTTTTAATATTAACGGTTGCTTCAACTCCTTTAGCTTTGTTCACGAATTTGAGGAGAGAAGGTAAAGCAATACCTGCCAAAACACTAATTATGAAAATTACAACCAGCAATTCAACCAGGGTGAACCCCTGCTCTCGATTTTTCAGGTAGGAATATCTCAAAAACTCATTTTTGAAGTTGTTCATAATTACCTCATCGAAAAAATAGATTAATAGAAATTTATGTAATTTTAGTCTCTATTACAGCTTGCAATTGACTCAAGGATTCGTTATAATTAAGATGACTTCCATCAATAAATGAGCCCCAGGTTCGGGGAATTTCGGCTTGATTTTGGCATATTACTGGCAACCAACTGGCACAGGGAAATTTATCTTCCATGCTTTGCAACTTTGACCGCGCTTCTCGCACAGAAACATATAAAGATTTGCCAGCAGAAAAAGTTAGGAGAAAGTTTTTCAGAAACTCCTGTGCGACTAAATCGGGTATGGATTCGCGCATGACAATGATTTGGGGAATGTGCAAATCGTCCAGTTGTTGCGCTAATCCCAAACCATCGCAGGAGTTGAAAATGGCAAGATGCAAACCGCGATCGATCGCAGTTTTCAAAGCATTCTCTAAATCTTCAATCGTTAGCCTATCCGTTTGATTAATATCAATCCAACCGTTGATTTTTTCCCATTTACTCGAACTGTGTCCCGAAAAACAGAGAATATCCCAGCCTTGTTCATCCCACAGGGATTCATCAAATTGTTTGCGCGTTGGTTCTACTAAAAAAACTGTTTCAGCGTCGGGTAATTTTTCTAGTATTTGTCTATCTTCTTCTATATTCAATCCTTTGCTATTTCCCAAAATAGCCAAAATTCTCACCTTATTTCTGGAAGCAACAGATTTTGTCATTCTGTCACCTTCCGTAGCGCTCAAAGCGACTTCAGATTGGCGATAATCTTCGCACAAATCCCACAAATGCCAGGGAAGGCGTCGCACTTGGATATCTTCAGATTGGATAATTATGCGGATTGGGTCAGATATATTTAATTTTGTCCGTAACTTATTTTTAATTGGACTAAACTCTTCCGAGTTAAGCCAAGTATTGAGTTGCTTTTTCAACTCGTTAGCTAAACTTTCAATTTCTTTCTTTAATTTAGGAATATCTTGAATCGAAACTTGCTTTATCTGGGACTGTGGTTTGATGCGGGGAAGCACACCTTGTGCTTGATAGCACAACCTGAGATTTTCATATTTTACTTGCCACTGTTGATAAATTTGTGGTATTTCTGGTTTGGCAGGTAAGCTGGCGGTAAACTTGGCGGGTAAAGAATGTCCATCTGACCAAATATGCGCTGTAATTGCTACAAATCCTTGCTCAAAATCACCATTTTCTAAGCTTAAAACTACTAATTTTTCTGATAAAATAGGTTTTTCAGCTATCTGCTTAATCACCGAAAGCATATCAGCATTTTGCTGATGATAGCGTTCCAACAGTGCCGATCGATCTTTTAATTCAGCTTGATATTTTTGCTCTAAAGTTTTCAGGTTTTCTTCATAAATTTGGATAAAATCGCTGTGAATTTTGGCTTTATTCGCATCCACAGGTACTCTGACTTTGACGATCACAACGCCATCGCCTTTGTTTTCAATGCTTTGGATATCGAGTTTAGTGCCTTCATTTACCACTTGCACTTGTTGGAAAGATTGGGTGAAAGCTGTGGCGTTGATACCGTTGCGGAAAATTAGATCGACGGTGTTCAAAACTTCTTGAAACAGACTGGTAAATTCTCCTGGCGCAAACTCGCCGCTGCTGGGACGGCGTTCGCGATCGTCTGTTCTCGGTTTGGGATTTTCTAGCAGATAAACCCATCGACAATCAACCCATTCCAGTTGGGTGGTGCTGTCAATATTCCACGTTCCCAAACCGCAAGCGCCTGTTAGTTTGGCGTTAGTGAAGTCAGTCGCAATTGCCTGAATTTGGCTTAAATTTGTCCACTCCAAACAGGCATCTTCAAAGGTTGCTTCGCTGAGATCTGCTTCTCTCAAATTAGCATAGCTGAGGTCTGCTGCCATCAGGTTTGCTCCTTTGAGATTAGCATTAGTATATGATTTTTCGCGTCCATTTCCGCTAACCAGAAAATCTCTGACTTTTGAGTTCACTAATATTGTACCACTTAATCTTGCCCAGTCAAGATTTATTGCTTTGTGCCATAAGGTGCGCGTTGTATTAGCAAATCTAATATCGGTGCTTTTGAGGGTGGCGTAACTGAAGTTGGCATTAGTTAAATTAGCACCGCGAAAACTGGTTCCGCCTATAGCTGCGATCGCAACGCCAATTTGGTGCAGAATGATATATTTATCGTCTTCGGCTAAAACTCGATCGGCAATGTAATTATTCAATAAAACTAAAACAACAGCTAATATTACGGCAATGGAAATGACGGTAATTTGAGCAGCAAGTGCCACCGATTTTGGTAGAGGTGGTATGATTTGATAAAAATATCTAGAACCATTACGAGTGACGATCGCAGTGGCAATTATCGCGATCGCCATTGCTTCACCTACAACTAAAAATTTTATCCTCTCTCCTACCACAACTACAGCTAAAAATACCGCTAAACCTAATGATATAACTACCACAATAGTCGCCGCAACTGCGATCGCCAAATACAAAATTACATAAGCCGAACTTGACGCCCCAGCTTGTCCCGTGGCAGCAGCAATAAAATTGCCTAATCTAAAAGCTCTAAACCAATCAAAAAACTTGTTGTTATCGTTACTAATAGCGCTGAAAACCCCAATCAAAGAACCACACACAGCCACCACACTCGCGACAATAGCGATCGTTGTTTGGATGCCTTGACGAATCGTAATAATTAACAATATTATATTAATAGATAGGATTAAAAAGAAGCATAATAAACTAGCAATAGTGCCGATCGGCTTATCTGGGTATGGTATTAAAAAAATCGTTGTTTGATAAGCTGTAGTTACAGCCGCAATTCCTGATATTGCTGATAGCAGTGCCGCAATAATTAATATTCCTATTTTCCAGTTAAGTTGGAGTCCCGCTTGAGTATGGCTGAAGTTAGCATTGGTGAGATTCGCATTAGTAAAATCTGCACCTTCGATGTTTGAATAAGAGAAATCGGTATTTGAGAGGTTTTCACCTCTGAAAGAACGTCCTTGGAGATTTCTGCGCTGTAAATTAAGGAACATAAACTTTAACCTTGTTCATTTATTCAGTCCACTTTAGTGGACTTTCGCTATTAGCCTGGGGTTTGAACCCCAGGCGGGCTATGTGGTTGGGTTTAAACCCCAGGCGGGCTATGTGGTTGGTGGGAACGAGGAAATCAAATCACAAAATCTTGCTTCACACTCGTTTCTCCCAGCGCCACGGCGACGGTGAAACGTTCTTCTAATTCAGCACTGAAATGCAACTGAATAAAATTATCCGCCTCCCTCGATTCCGTGTCAAGAACTGTTTCTCCCGATTCATCCATTACCATCAACTTCACCCCGGGCGGCAAAAAACTTTGACCTTTCATCGGATGCACCTGCACCCGAATATCTACTTCTGAATCTGGTTCTGGCGGCAGCATAACTACCAACGCCAGGGACTGTTCGCCCAGTTCCATTCCTAAGTCAATCTGCTGACCCCGCGTAATATTCACGGCGTCTCTAAACATATATGCCAGTTCGACTTTTTCTATGCTTAAAAGCTGCTCGATCGCTTGCCAACTAGCCTCAATTATCCCTGAAAACCATTGTCTCAGATTTACAGGTTCAGATTGTCGTTTTTGACACAAAAACTCTGTAAATTTTTCTAAAGATTGCAGTTGGCTGAGGTGGATTTCTTTGGCTGGGTTTTCCGTAAATCCCAACAATGTCGCTTCTTTCAAAGATTGGTTTAGCCGCACGGCAACATAGCCAATCCTGTTTTCCCAAACATCGGGAGGAATGTGGCAAACTTCTGCATCTGGTAAGACGGGGCGACATTCTAATTTGCCTAGATATTTTATATCCAAATCGGCAACATCCATGAATTTCAGCATCACTGGATTGCGGCTATCACTTTGAGACCAATTGGCCTCAAATCCCAGGCAGCGGATGTAAAAATCGACGGCGTAGACTGCTAATGTATTGAGATAAACCTGCTTGGCTTTTTGAGGTGATGGTTGGTGTTGGCAGCACTGTTGGGCGATCGAGTGGGCTTCAAAAGATAGGGGTACTGCGAATGTCAAATTTTCAGTTAGTTTACTCATAATT includes:
- a CDS encoding CoA-acylating methylmalonate-semialdehyde dehydrogenase: MLKNYINGEWCTSSATNYLDVINPATAEVLGTVPLSPATEVEQAAVAAATAFTTWRRTPPTERVQYLFKLKNLLEEHFDELARTITLECGKTLAESKGEMRRAIENVEVACGIPILMQGDYLEDVARGIDEFSIRQPVGVTAIIAPFNFPGMIPFWFLPYALACGNTSIIKPSEKVPLTMQKIFHLLEQTGLPKGVINLVNGAKEVVDAILDHPIIRAISFVGSTPVAKYVYSRAAANGKRAQCQGGAKNPIIVLPDADLETTIRITADSAFGCAGQRCLAASLAVTVGKARETFTEAIAEVAQTRIVGYGLNDKVQMGPVINRESQTRIEGLIQKGIDEGATALVDGRNPNIPSYEQGNFIRPTILQNVNPKSEIARTEIFGPVLGLIHLDTIDDAIALVNSGEWGNMACLFTTSGAAARKFRYEADAGNIGINIGVAAPMAFFPFSGWKASFFGDLHGQGRHAVEFFTQTKVVVERWPKDWSRQF
- a CDS encoding DUF1822 family protein; the encoded protein is MSKLTENLTFAVPLSFEAHSIAQQCCQHQPSPQKAKQVYLNTLAVYAVDFYIRCLGFEANWSQSDSRNPVMLKFMDVADLDIKYLGKLECRPVLPDAEVCHIPPDVWENRIGYVAVRLNQSLKEATLLGFTENPAKEIHLSQLQSLEKFTEFLCQKRQSEPVNLRQWFSGIIEASWQAIEQLLSIEKVELAYMFRDAVNITRGQQIDLGMELGEQSLALVVMLPPEPDSEVDIRVQVHPMKGQSFLPPGVKLMVMDESGETVLDTESREADNFIQLHFSAELEERFTVAVALGETSVKQDFVI
- a CDS encoding pentapeptide repeat-containing protein — translated: MFLNLQRRNLQGRSFRGENLSNTDFSYSNIEGADFTNANLTNANFSHTQAGLQLNWKIGILIIAALLSAISGIAAVTTAYQTTIFLIPYPDKPIGTIASLLCFFLILSINIILLIITIRQGIQTTIAIVASVVAVCGSLIGVFSAISNDNNKFFDWFRAFRLGNFIAAATGQAGASSSAYVILYLAIAVAATIVVVISLGLAVFLAVVVVGERIKFLVVGEAMAIAIIATAIVTRNGSRYFYQIIPPLPKSVALAAQITVISIAVILAVVLVLLNNYIADRVLAEDDKYIILHQIGVAIAAIGGTSFRGANLTNANFSYATLKSTDIRFANTTRTLWHKAINLDWARLSGTILVNSKVRDFLVSGNGREKSYTNANLKGANLMAADLSYANLREADLSEATFEDACLEWTNLSQIQAIATDFTNAKLTGACGLGTWNIDSTTQLEWVDCRWVYLLENPKPRTDDRERRPSSGEFAPGEFTSLFQEVLNTVDLIFRNGINATAFTQSFQQVQVVNEGTKLDIQSIENKGDGVVIVKVRVPVDANKAKIHSDFIQIYEENLKTLEQKYQAELKDRSALLERYHQQNADMLSVIKQIAEKPILSEKLVVLSLENGDFEQGFVAITAHIWSDGHSLPAKFTASLPAKPEIPQIYQQWQVKYENLRLCYQAQGVLPRIKPQSQIKQVSIQDIPKLKKEIESLANELKKQLNTWLNSEEFSPIKNKLRTKLNISDPIRIIIQSEDIQVRRLPWHLWDLCEDYRQSEVALSATEGDRMTKSVASRNKVRILAILGNSKGLNIEEDRQILEKLPDAETVFLVEPTRKQFDESLWDEQGWDILCFSGHSSSKWEKINGWIDINQTDRLTIEDLENALKTAIDRGLHLAIFNSCDGLGLAQQLDDLHIPQIIVMRESIPDLVAQEFLKNFLLTFSAGKSLYVSVREARSKLQSMEDKFPCASWLPVICQNQAEIPRTWGSFIDGSHLNYNESLSQLQAVIETKIT
- a CDS encoding NB-ARC domain-containing protein, whose protein sequence is MNLKEVLKLADDLVFARTGKHLNDLQETILRGTWDDRDYKEIAKAVNRSEDRVREVGMELWQTLSQELGKRVSKSNFRTTFSHFEQHHNQNSYMICGHTLYLPDIPNSHPSNQEASNTKQTKTSHQDLSEMPDLGAFYDRTPELDTLTTWILPQRCRLIALTGISGIGKTSLAVQLVQQIKDEFEYVIWRTLDASHTLDEFQHELIQFFSQSEKLDSPATNQKPLPLIKYLQKYRCLVVLDDIHNLFISGELAGKYKPEYEEYRSLFKQIETLSHQSCFLLIGWEEPREVPQIESENTPIRSLQLTGLDTAAGWEILRDKGLAEIDKYSALIHLYQGNPLWLKSVATLIRELGGCVTELLPDDTILLPEDLKDVLQQQFDRLSELEKQVISLLAKETEPVNLGKLLENGRMRSSDLLNALQSLSRRCLIEQQANFYTLPPVLREYIKGL
- a CDS encoding type IV pilin protein; protein product: MNNFKNEFLRYSYLKNREQGFTLVELLVVIFIISVLAGIALPSLLKFVNKAKGVEATVNIKNSTDAQKAYYSENLVFTDSLSNLNNSSVETENYQYSILLLNRGQIAIHIAIPKKPDIPYYGEGVYFKNTINSPKIEACSPFSSSYPTVFEVVALVRSSCQF